The DNA region GTCTGCAACGTTCGGAAAATGCATGGATTTAAGTGTTTTTCTCCTGTCATGAATAAAAAGTACATACCGCGTATTCGTTTTCATAACAGCTGTAGGAGTTACCATGGAAATTACGCAAATTCCTCAAATGCATCATAGCCAACCGCTAGAGATGCCAAGAAGGAGGGGaatcacacaaaaaaaaatcaaagggTAACATTTTCCGTGGTGTAATGTTTGCGACGcaaaatattatgttataaaagtaCTTTAAAATTGTGAAAGACCTATACAAGCTTAcaaagaatattttcaaaaatccTTTGTTTCATTTATGATTGATAATATTGTCTTCTATTTAGTGAGTCATGTTTTCGTGGCAGACAAACACGCGAGTATTCCGTCTAACCTAGATTCTCTCTACTATACTCTACACATCTAACTCGCGAAATTAAATCCCAACTGAAATATCGATAATTATGGTACGTGCCTTGTTCTGTATCGGTTTATGGAACGAAGACAAATTGTTCTATTATTTGATTGTACGTTTTGCATACAGATGGGAAACAGCAAATGTCATTGTCATCGAACAAATATCCTAAGAAAAAATATCCAGCATATTTCAATCGTTATCTATTGTAatggaataatttattttactacgGTGTATGTTACGATGCTAACAAAccattgtataatatatcaaatCAGTGTCATATATGTAGAAGTTAAATAGTAAACAATGCCTACACTTTCTGACTATCATAAAGGGAAAACTGTTGCCATCCTAGATCGAACTTATCTGCCAAAAGGGGGCCTATGTAAGGAAGGTCctgtgttctgtcccctgaccgagataTACCATAGTGTGCAAAAGTGGTCGTTTTTGCTCCTGCATAAcgttcagcataaagggagtgggactaCTGATTttctcgttgtcagtataatgtgaccgggtggggtgtgtttgtttggtgtcttcggtggtaGGCTTAAGTGGGATAATTCTATAAAGGACAGGAGTTCCACTATTAAAAGGAGGCCCAACaggaatataccacagcctctctaAATATACACATATTCGCACATcgcaacacattgtacacatgggAGACCgaattaaatgaccttgaatgactGTAAAATAGGTCGTTAAACCTTatgaacaaaaaacaaaaatcaatcatgttttgaaattgcttgaaatatttcaatgcaCCAATATACTAGGAATTCCTGCAAAGGAGGGGACATAAATACTAAAACATCTTGATGCTCAAACCGAGATGGGaaataaattgcaaataaatacaaaatattacagGTCTTAAATCCTACTTATTTCCAATTCttaatgtatacattttattgaaCTATCCATATTCCTAACTTTTGTGATAATATTTCTGTTATAGATACCTTAACGACTTTTCGGAACATTTCCATCTCAACATTAAGTACAATACAGAGATCAGTAACATCCGATTGTCCCCCTTTGTTGACGACAGACAGAACCACATGTTCCAAATGGACAACCAACACAACACTACAGTAACATGCAGGTATGTTCAGACAAAAGTGCAGCTTTTTTAATACTTTATATCACACTGAGAACTAGACGTCAATTGTAATTGCTCTATGAGCCCGCCCACGGTGGTGTTGCATTACATGAAATACCTGGGTGTCCGTTTCATAAACTTAGTAATAATACGTGCTATATCTGAactatattattaatttttaaactATATGTAGATTCCTTTGTTTAATAACatgttttatcacataactggcccgtccatccatgtcataaatatcgtaagacacgtgtaataacactattatgacgtcacatataaatttgacgtcataatatctgtatgatgtcGCATGATTGTTTCAGTAGAGACGAAATTTTAagttttgcttatatttctattaataaaagttatcaCACAATCCGCCatatatccagtgatttcgcccgtgtagtATTTTCGCCTATGTCATTAAtgtaatacaatacattttgacgtgcaattctttttttatataggttattgtagttatgtgataaaaagtatcttaaaacCAACTTCGTAcaactcgtttcataaaatctcctatgaaatgaacactcctATAAGATCCCTATGTATAGAACAGTCTCAACAATACTGTCTTTTATGGATTTTCTCCTTTACAGGGTGGTTATAATAGCTACAGGGATATGGAAACCGTATGTTCCGGATTTACCCGGAGTAGAGTTGACGGAGAGCTACGACGATCTGTCCATAGATCCAGAGGACTATGAAGCGAAATCGGTTATGATTTTAGGTAAACTTAATTTCACTGTATATTAAGTTGATGTAATACTTTTGTGACTTAGTGTATCTTACGGATgcattcttctgaggtttcagtctcgcTGAAGTCTCGtatcgacatagatcaaagaagatcaaatctatcaatatctgaaGCAAATTGTCTGGcgtaaattttgtcaaaaatgacttttttattcTAGTTTTTATACaaggattttaagaaatgaccaaTTTGGcgaccattttgaaaatatgtctttttttcgcgtagagccaaagttttaccattttttgctTGAATtgcttttacttaaatcatcactgcgtctgtaattttagaatcatcGGGCTAATATTTGCTTTAAATCTTGACGAGACTCGTGGTAATTAAGGTAAATCAAATAATAAGCaataatgtgtgaaatgatataattttgtcactttatgtttacttttagtgACAATTtcagcacttttatttttcactccaagatattgaaaaatagatatttaaataggtcaaaaaagtaagcacacggactcCCTAATTTTCTGACTGATTTAGATAGAGCAACCTGTTCCCTATTGATAGGCAACATATttccaaaagtttaataccaaaacttttttttctataaagggttaaatacggcaaaaatggctgaaaatggtcattttgaagctcaaaattaagggataggggtagcatatgttgttaatCTGTGAAAAAATAGGAGTCTTATTAATAAAactattatatttttaaagaacaCTGGAAAATTAATTCTGCAAACATCCATGCATCACTCacttcattatgaaatttaatcTCTCGTGTATATATTCAAAACGGTATGGTAtaaactcctatttccaaaaatctatacgAGAAAACCATTTCGACTTCTCAAAGCTGTACATCCttaaattacaagaaatacgtacgagtaataaatataaaaatacacgTTTTCGCAATTCGTTATTTATCCCTAGTATAAAAACGTATTTTACTTTTGCCTCATCTTATGTTAAAATTTTAGTTAAGAATGCTCGACATGCTTTTAAGCTTTTAAAAAATTCCCACAGGACGAGGAAACTCTGCTTTTGAGACAGCGGATGCCATTTATTCCAACACAAATTTTATCCATATGGTTGGACGGAGTCGGATCCGACTGGCTTGGGAAACTCATTATGTGGGGGACATAAGGTAAACCTATGGTTTGTCTTGTCATATTCGTTTCTAcataattcaaatattaaattaagTCAAAACAACCATATCTATAATTTTCACGAGTAGGAAAAACGGATggaattaatttgttttaaaaaactaTTTACTTGAAACAGAATGATTCTCGTGTTTGCTTTACATGTACgtgataatttagtaattttaCTAAAACAGCATTGCTTACTTCTAACACATTTTTCGTATGcaaatttgaaatacatatttttcgTATTTATCTCTCTTACTGTAACACATAtcaaactttaaacatatttttttgcgCTGATCACAATTTATACCCCCGTAATGAAGTtagggggtatactggaatcagcttttctgtctgtctgtccaaaGAAAAAATGTCCGGATAACACGTCTTAAACTACTTGACCTATTTCAATGAAACGTGGCAGTATTGTTGGGGACCATGTATTGATGTGCATGTAGGCTTTTGTTTGTCAAAagtttggttgccatggtaagcaggtcactatacacaggttaatgtagaaaaaaattgTCCGACCAACTCCTAAACTACTGAAAGGATTTCAATGATATCACACAAATACACAGGTTACAAAAATTGTCTGGACACTCCACCTATACTACTagatcaatttcaatgaaacttgacAGCATTGTTTGAGATTATGTGAGGATAGGCATGCAGGTTTTCGTTAGTCTAAATTTAAATTGCTATGATAACCAGGTCAATAAACACAGATTAAAATTTGTCCGGACAACTAAATTTTCCTGTgaccatgatattttttttcaaaaacaagtCAGACACCTCTAATAAGAGGAATGGGgatattagtcagccattggcAAAGAGTTCAAGTTGATTTGTCTAAATTGTTTTCTTCAAAAAGCATTTTCAGATCACGACTTAAGTCTTTTTTTTATCTCCCTGAGCTTTTGAGCATCAACACGTTAATATTATGCATTGTGTAGTTTAACATTATTTAGTTTAGATATTTATCATGTAAAATGACTGATATTATTTTCTTGTGTGGCAATTAGAGCGGTGAATAACGGATTACTCGACACTTACCAGCTTAAGTCACTGGACGGTCTGATGGAGTTTAATAATATAACAGATTTTCGGGTGGTATCGGAGGGAGGCAAGCTGTTCCTTAGAGATCGGGAAGACTCGTCTGCGATGCACCCCTACGATAACGACCCCCTTCACACGCCATACGATAAGATCATCCGCTGTCTCGGCTTCATGTTTGACAAATCGATTTTTAATAAGTAAGTTGCATCGTATAACTGATATGAGTAAGACATGAAACAGATTTAATTTCAAGGTCAGAGTTACTTCTCCTTCGGTTTTATATTAAGATATCACTTCGTATAGTTAGTTATAAACACATTACAACCATGTTGGGAACATTCAAGGGAATGATAATGACTACGGTATAAACCATTCAAAAATTCGATTTTGCCTGGAAAGCCCGtgggttgtgacatgtgtgtagatgttcaaactcgctcgctgtccgccattacacattgtggtcgaacttcttgtatgccgaaccctgtcccttgctcgtagagtaatgcaacttttgtctagaaccgctaaaatcgctctgacagtagtgagtttaccttattaggcgaattgtcttgcctaaaaatcattttatcaccttctcagggATTAAGTAgcttatttgtttaacgtgcgtgactttggctcggatatgggtacagcgtccatattgtacctgttAATCGtgttgatcaacgatttgatatttcaacgatattgattaaaatactaaacaatgacgtggaatttgtcaatattttatgttatatgtttcataagaaatgtagaacaatacatttatgccatattttgcttcttggttatgtaaaagaattagcctgagtgaattgtccctttaataccTATGTATTTACAACAATGTTGatttaaaatctaaataaacCAGCTTAATGAAGGGAAAGATTATAATGGTGGATGAAAACCAGCTAAcattaaaattaacattaaaaatatattatgtgTATTGACAATAATGCTATATatgctgaaaaaaaatatgtaaaaataccaCCCCTGTTTTTCTGATCTGATTAATAAAACATAGCGACACCTCTACGGGTAATCCTTTCTATCGCTAGTTTCATTTCATTAGCTCCTAACATTAGATACTTTATCCTGTAGAGTAGTATATTTTCAACCTATTGAAATTCCATATGTCATGTATACCATATGTACTATGGTTTGTTATTGCAAGTGAATCCATGATTCCATCGGCACGCGGACGTATGGCTAAATATCCCAATATACGGCCAGATTACCAGTCCTCCGTCCGTCCTGGACTGTTCTACGCCGGAACCCTTACCCACTCACTGGACTACAGAAGGTCTGCTGGAGGTTTTATCCATGGATTTAGATATACAAGTAAGTTCCGATGATGTCATATGAAATTTCAATCATTTCGATCGATTCTTGTAACAAATTGCATAGTTGGTAAAGGGAGCGAACTTTTGaggaatatttaaaaaatatgaatatttaatcTTTATTTACACAACAATCTTAAACGTTCTCTGATTGTCTACacgaacaaaaaaaaaagttgttgctattgtttaatgttttctattgtatatttttttcataagcTCGTGCCCTCTTCAACATTATTAGACAAAAATACAAGCACAAACCATGGCCTAGCGTGCGCTTACCACTTACGGATATCTCTACAACAATAATAAAGCGTGTCAATGAAGCATCAGGATTGTATCAGATGTACAGTGTCCTTGGTGATGTCATTCTAATCAATCGGTAGGTATtctgtacattaaaatgaaatatctatTAATAAACCGTTGAACAGTGGTATCGAGTTATAATGCTTGACTTATTGAGACTTTCGAGCATTAAAATTCAAGAATGCATATTTTGTGGTTGCTTTAATTCTCGTGAATAATTTACGGGTACCAACTTTTGTATGTAGTAAAACTATACCATATCTCAAATTGTGACAACAAATTGAAACTATTTGTGGCAAAATCACGAATTTTACTTTACCATATTCATAAACAGATAGAACGTTCTACATTTTTATTGTACCTTGATTATTCCGTTGtgtaacatgttttttttctttttctttactttCAAGAGAAGAAGAACAATTTGAGTATATAGAGGAGTTCCCTCTAAGAATGCTGCACCATTTGGATTACCTGACAGGAATAAGCGTTGGGAAGGCGTCCATATTGGTTGTGGTTTTACAGTATGGACCAACCTACCATGGACCACAGGAAGATGTGTTCCGAATTGACAGGGCTAGTACCGACCCTATATATGCCGAGTTGTCTAACTTCCTTCATCCAGTCCTGTATTACTACAACGTACTTCCAACACGTAAGAGCTCCTACCTTTTTGTAAGGAGATTTATATGCTCATATAAACAGGTATCGACTGTTACGTCATTTGTTTACGTTATTTTAGTAACACATTCACCTCTAAAATTTCGTAATGGACTGTTCTAGTCCTTGATGTAGGAtagtataaatgtgttttcaggggtaAATAAATTAATCCTGCGACTCATTACGAATTGACGAAACTATCAAAATCTGCTCTTTTTAACAGATTGTTTTCTACCACAAATATTATGCATGCGGTGTTTTATGCCCCATAATTGTTCACGTTTTATAGTCCTTTAGTCTGTTGGTCATGCAGAATCTTATTGTAATTCATTTGATAGAATATCTAACAATATTCTGCTAAAACACGTTGTTCTTATTGCATCTACATCCTATAGGCCCTgaagaaaaaatgtatacatatgtatataattgaTGAAGTCTAATACAGAAATCTTTCGTCACAGCACGCATATCAGACAGAGACGACACATTGCAAAAAATATCCTTTCAATTTATTAGGTCCTATACACGATTTTTACCACTAAGCCCTTTAACGATGTTTTCACGTGTATATTTAAGTTCCAAATCGACAGTCGGGatcaatattttctataaatccAATATTCATTTACAAATGGAAGgttcaatattc from Argopecten irradians isolate NY chromosome 5, Ai_NY, whole genome shotgun sequence includes:
- the LOC138324555 gene encoding FAD-dependent oxidoreductase domain-containing protein 2-like, which produces MNLIYITMVVLVQTLAEAIDRQPNGYDTEFCIVGAGPAGLQLAYFFEKSKMDYVVYERSNISGSFFEKYPRHGKLISINKRNTGSSNKEFNLRHDWNSLLSDDERMLFRHYSTDLFPHKDTMIKYLNDFSEHFHLNIKYNTEISNIRLSPFVDDRQNHMFQMDNQHNTTVTCRVVIIATGIWKPYVPDLPGVELTESYDDLSIDPEDYEAKSVMILGRGNSAFETADAIYSNTNFIHMVGRSRIRLAWETHYVGDIRAVNNGLLDTYQLKSLDGLMEFNNITDFRVVSEGGKLFLRDREDSSAMHPYDNDPLHTPYDKIIRCLGFMFDKSIFNNESMIPSARGRMAKYPNIRPDYQSSVRPGLFYAGTLTHSLDYRRSAGGFIHGFRYTTRALFNIIRQKYKHKPWPSVRLPLTDISTTIIKRVNEASGLYQMYSVLGDVILINREEEQFEYIEEFPLRMLHHLDYLTGISVGKASILVVVLQYGPTYHGPQEDVFRIDRASTDPIYAELSNFLHPVLYYYNVLPTQDDMAKVRHPEFLPVPNEIHHVLEDFTTQWNRQQSHVQPLNIFLEDFLKIPLQTKASLHECILVSLTTLRSPAKCKPFLDGHSVV